A genome region from Glycine max cultivar Williams 82 chromosome 5, Glycine_max_v4.0, whole genome shotgun sequence includes the following:
- the LOC100789197 gene encoding TORTIFOLIA1-like protein 3, producing MSSSPQNIKQRVFTCLTKLSDRDTQSLAAAELESIARNLDATTLPAFLSCMYSTDASDKPPVRKQCVHLLGFLAQTHGNMLAPYLSKILGSVVRRLRDVDSSVRSACVNSIAALSGHVSKQPLNSFLKPLAEALFTEQDQNAQASAALCLASAIDGAPDPDPARLAKLLPRFEKLLKRDGFKAKPALLTLVGSVVAAGGASGHAQLKSLVPCLVEALSNDDWATRKAAAETLVVVADVERDFLSEFKGECVRVFENRRFDKVKLVRDVMNQMLEAWKLVPDVSDEVSPPPKSQSSSKENASDGRYPQVSQNSCSPRSMMANLRRKSTPFSRFSPADSSSASNAKNTSASSSNKRMSSSVSRKLNHKNWDAQIAVADQGDLQERDGIVSERSKMDKSGVSKPETKRALLNKSSEDKIQKYGGSKAGSRVVPYQEDESQDSVPVSIVSKDLQRNDKESEDLSLIRDQLHQIENQQSSLLDLLQKFMGSSQNGMRSLETRVHGLELALDEISYDLAISSGRMTKPDPHGNTCCMLPGAEFLSSKFWRKTHGRDSITRFSRSGGTPSLAAMNYQANRDAETKLANHRFRPDGGFITNPLAEIHTNSRNFATSEIA from the exons ATGTCGTCTTCACCGCAGAACATAAAACAGAGAGTCTTCACATGCCTGACAAAACTCTCTGACCGCGACACGCAGTCCCTCGCCGCCGCGGAACTCGAGTCCATCGCTCGTAACCTCGACGCAACCACCTTGCCGGCGTTCCTCTCGTGCATGTACTCCACCGATGCCTCCGACAAACCACCGGTGCGCAAGCAGTGCGTACACCTGCTAGGGTTCCTCGCGCAGACGCACGGCAACATGCTCGCGCCGTACCTGTCGAAGATCCTCGGCAGCGTCGTGCGGCGGCTCCGTGACGTGGACTCGTCGGTGCGATCCGCGTGCGTGAATTCCATTGCGGCATTGTCGGGCCACGTCAGCAAGCAACCGCTGAATTCGTTTCTGAAGCCGTTGGCGGAGGCGCTGTTCACGGAGCAGGACCAGAACGCGCAGGCCAGCGCGGCGCTGTGTCTCGCCTCTGCGATCGACGGAGCTCCGGATCCTGACCCGGCCAGGCTGGCGAAGCTCCTGCCGAGGTTCGAGAAGCTTCTGAAGCGCGACGGTTTCAAGGCGAAGCCAGCGCTGTTGACGCTCGTCGGAAGCGTCGTCGCCGCCGGCGGCGCGTCCGGCCACGCTCAGTTAAAGAGTTTGGTTCCCTGCTTGGTGGAGGCGTTGAGCAACGACGATTGGGCCACGCGGAAGGCCGCGGCGGAGACGCTCGTGGTGGTTGCTGACGTGGAGAGGGATTTCTTATCGGAGTTTAAGGGTGAGTGTGTGAGAGTTTTCGAGAATCGACGGTTTGATAAG GTGAAGTTAGTTCGGGACGTTATGAATCAGATGTTGGAAGCGTGGAAGCTAGTTCCTGATGTTTCGGATGAAGTTTCTCCACCTCCTAAATCGCAATCTTCATCCAAAg AGAATGCAAGTGATGGGCGCTATCCTCAGGTCTCTCAAAATTCATGTAGTCCTCGTTCAATGATGGCCAATTTGAGGAGGAAATCTACTCCTTTTAGCAGATTCAGTCCAGCAGATAGTTCTTCTGCTAGCAATGCTAAGAATACGAGTGCTTCAAGTAGTAACAAGAGAATGAGTTCATCTGTTTCCCGAAAATTGAACCATAAGAATTGGGATGCTCAAATTGCCGTGGCTGATCAGGGAGATCTTCAGGAGAGGGATGGAATTGTTTCGGAAAGGAGCAAAATGGATAAAAGCGGAGTTTCAAAGCCAGAAACGAAAAGGGCACTGCTAAACAAAAGTTCTGAGGATAAAATACAAAAGTATGGTGGGTCCAAAGCTGGATCTCGTGTGGTTCCATATCAAGAAGATGAGAGCCAAGACTCAGTTCCTGTCAGTATCGTCTCTAAAGATCTCCAAAGGAATGACAAAGAGAGTGAAGATTTATCGCTGATCCGTGATCAGTTACATCAGATTGAGAACCAGCAGTCAAGTCTACTTGATCTTCTGCAG AAATTCATGGGAAGCTCACAAAATGGAATGCGTTCTTTAGAGACTCGTGTGCATGGCCTTGAGTTGGCATTGGATGAGATCTCTTATGATTTGGCTATATCAAGTGGAAGGATGACTAAACCTGATCCTCATGGTAACACATGTTGCATGCTACCTGGAGCAGAATTTTTGAGCTCCAAATTCTGGAGGAAAACACATGGCCGGGATTCAATCACCCGATTCTCTAGATCAGGTGGCACCCCATCACTTGCTGCCATGAACTACCAAGCCAACAGGGATGCTGAAACCAAGTTGGCAAACCACAGATTCAGGCCTGATGGAGGCTTCATCACTAATCCGCTGGCAGAGATTCATACAAACTCGAGGAATTTTGCAACATCGGAGATAGCTTAA